The Flavobacteriaceae bacterium 3519-10 genome includes a window with the following:
- a CDS encoding YCE I like family protein precursor produces MHLIIIFKLKSTHLLRFLILCQFGLRSGTRTFASHLNKQLSKMKNLSIFALSVFMLAASCKESKTDSATVSTEQAVAETAGETFSVNSDSSTVNWTAYHKGGLNPRFGTTKASGTFSVENGNIVSGSLVSDINSLTTDPKAVDPSINDGKTSADLDGHLKSADFFDVAKYPSVKFDITKVEDLAAGTASKVEGANKTVSGNLTIKDKTVNVSFPAKVEVTEGKVNVTSKFTINRQDWGLAYGTEGDPKDWMISQDVDLDLNIVAGK; encoded by the coding sequence GTGCATCTGATCATAATATTTAAATTAAAATCTACACACCTTCTCAGATTTCTTATCCTATGTCAATTCGGTCTTCGGTCAGGAACACGTACTTTTGCATCACATTTAAACAAACAATTATCTAAAATGAAAAATCTATCAATCTTTGCGCTATCCGTATTTATGTTGGCAGCATCATGTAAAGAATCGAAAACCGACAGCGCAACTGTATCTACCGAGCAGGCTGTTGCAGAAACTGCGGGCGAAACTTTCAGCGTAAATTCAGACAGCAGCACTGTAAACTGGACGGCTTACCACAAGGGCGGCTTAAACCCAAGATTCGGTACCACCAAAGCTTCAGGTACATTTTCGGTTGAAAACGGCAACATCGTCTCAGGAAGCCTTGTTTCAGATATCAATTCCCTTACAACGGATCCAAAAGCAGTTGACCCTTCTATCAACGATGGCAAAACCTCCGCTGACCTTGATGGACATTTGAAAAGTGCAGATTTCTTTGACGTTGCAAAATATCCAAGCGTGAAATTCGACATCACCAAAGTGGAAGACCTTGCAGCCGGAACTGCAAGTAAAGTGGAAGGCGCCAACAAAACAGTGAGCGGTAACCTTACCATTAAAGACAAAACCGTAAACGTAAGCTTCCCGGCGAAAGTGGAAGTTACTGAGGGCAAAGTGAACGTAACGTCAAAATTCACCATCAACAGACAGGATTGGGGCTTGGCTTACGGAACTGAAGGCGATCCTAAAGATTGGATGATCTCTCAGGATGTAGATCTGGACCTTAATATTGTTGCAGGAAAGTAA
- a CDS encoding Alcohol dehydrogenase, producing the protein MSNTQVKAFGTEAKDKDLELMQIERREVRPTDIEIEILYCGVCHSDLHTARNDWGGTKYPSVPGHEIVGRITNVGAEVTKFKVGDLAGVGCLVDSCRECESCKKDLEQYCLNGSVGTYNGKDQFLGGHTFGGYSEKVVVDEAFGLHIPENLDLKAVAPLLCAGVTTWSPLKHWDVKEGSKVAVVGLGGLGHMAIKLAKGLGAEVTLFSRSPDKIQDALDLGADHVVISTYENEMKAVKGKFDLIIDTVPYDHDINPYITTLNISGTIVLVGYLGKMEDLLFTVPLIVGRKSVAGSVIGGIKETQDMLDFCGEHNILPEIEMIKMQDINQAYERMLKSDVRYRFVIDMQSLKN; encoded by the coding sequence ATGAGCAATACACAGGTAAAAGCTTTCGGCACCGAAGCAAAAGATAAAGACTTGGAGCTGATGCAGATCGAGCGCCGCGAAGTACGACCAACAGACATCGAAATTGAGATACTTTACTGCGGCGTTTGCCACAGCGATTTACATACTGCCCGCAACGATTGGGGCGGCACAAAATATCCATCGGTTCCTGGGCACGAAATTGTGGGCCGAATTACTAATGTTGGCGCGGAAGTAACCAAATTTAAAGTGGGCGATCTTGCCGGCGTTGGCTGCCTCGTTGATTCGTGCCGCGAGTGCGAAAGCTGCAAAAAAGACCTTGAGCAATATTGCCTTAACGGTTCCGTCGGAACCTATAACGGGAAAGACCAGTTTCTTGGCGGCCACACTTTCGGAGGTTATTCGGAAAAAGTGGTTGTGGATGAGGCTTTCGGACTGCACATTCCGGAAAACTTAGACTTAAAGGCTGTAGCTCCGTTATTGTGCGCAGGCGTAACAACGTGGTCACCACTGAAACACTGGGACGTAAAAGAAGGCAGCAAAGTGGCTGTAGTAGGACTTGGAGGCCTTGGTCACATGGCGATTAAACTGGCTAAAGGACTCGGCGCGGAAGTTACTTTGTTTTCGCGAAGCCCCGATAAAATTCAGGATGCCTTGGATCTGGGAGCAGATCACGTGGTAATTTCAACCTACGAAAACGAAATGAAAGCGGTAAAAGGGAAATTCGACCTCATCATCGACACCGTTCCTTACGACCACGACATCAATCCTTATATTACGACGTTAAACATCAGCGGAACGATCGTATTGGTAGGGTATCTGGGCAAAATGGAAGACCTTCTTTTCACCGTACCACTGATTGTTGGGCGGAAATCTGTAGCAGGTTCCGTAATTGGCGGCATCAAAGAAACGCAGGATATGCTCGATTTTTGCGGCGAGCACAACATTCTTCCCGAAATTGAAATGATCAAAATGCAGGACATCAACCAGGCCTACGAGCGTATGCTGAAAAGCGATGTACGTTACCGTTTTGTAATTGATATGCAAAGTTTAAAGAACTAA
- a CDS encoding Cytoplasmic alpha-amylase — MNPTMIQFFHWYSDGDAQLYEQVKNSADYLRELGISSVWLPPAYKSAGGGFSVGYDPYDLYDLGEFDQKGTVSTKYGNRQQLVEACRSLQQNGISVIADIVLNHKAGGDEKEIFHAVKVDPENRQQNISEPFEIESYTKFTFPGRGDQYSEFKWNFQCFSGVDYAEGHDGIFQIIHDHGDGWEEMIDDEKGNYDFLMYNDIEHRNPFVREELHTWGKWYHDQIFFDGVRLDAVKHQTPEFYKGWLYTLRADTGKNIFAVGEYWAPGELHLLQKYIDATEGSMSLFDSSLQHNFHQASNQGADYDLRQIFDETLTLANPLLSVTVVDNHDTQPLQALEAPVEYWFKPLAYALILLRENGYPCVFYPDLFGAHYTDKDAEGNDREIFLNKVEKIEELLKARQLFAYGPQRDYWEDANCLGWVREGDGEHPGCAVVLSNKDAYTKPMEMGLTYAGQNFYDYLGWFPEQVTIEENGWGNFPVPAGNVSVWVPA; from the coding sequence ATGAACCCGACGATGATTCAGTTTTTCCATTGGTATTCAGATGGCGACGCGCAGTTGTATGAACAGGTAAAAAATTCAGCAGACTACCTGCGCGAATTAGGAATTTCTTCGGTCTGGCTTCCACCTGCATACAAAAGCGCCGGCGGCGGTTTTTCGGTTGGTTATGATCCGTATGACCTGTATGATTTAGGCGAATTCGATCAAAAAGGGACGGTTTCAACAAAATATGGAAACAGACAGCAACTCGTTGAAGCGTGCAGGAGCCTGCAGCAGAACGGCATTTCAGTCATCGCAGATATCGTCCTGAACCACAAGGCCGGCGGTGACGAAAAAGAAATATTTCATGCCGTGAAAGTTGATCCTGAAAACCGCCAGCAAAACATCTCCGAACCGTTTGAGATCGAAAGCTATACAAAATTCACATTTCCGGGCAGAGGCGACCAATACTCAGAATTTAAGTGGAATTTCCAGTGTTTTTCGGGCGTTGACTATGCAGAAGGCCACGATGGTATTTTCCAGATTATCCACGATCATGGCGACGGTTGGGAAGAAATGATTGATGACGAAAAAGGCAACTACGATTTCCTGATGTATAATGATATTGAGCACCGCAACCCCTTTGTCCGCGAAGAACTGCACACCTGGGGAAAATGGTACCACGACCAGATTTTTTTTGATGGTGTACGCCTCGACGCAGTGAAGCATCAGACGCCGGAGTTTTACAAAGGGTGGCTATACACGCTTCGGGCAGATACCGGAAAAAATATCTTTGCAGTGGGCGAATATTGGGCTCCCGGCGAGCTGCACCTGCTTCAGAAATATATCGACGCCACCGAGGGCAGCATGAGCCTGTTCGATTCTTCGCTTCAGCACAATTTTCACCAGGCTTCAAACCAGGGCGCGGATTACGATTTACGGCAGATTTTCGATGAAACCCTAACGCTGGCAAACCCGCTCCTGTCGGTTACGGTGGTCGATAACCACGATACACAGCCACTTCAGGCACTTGAAGCACCCGTTGAATATTGGTTCAAACCACTTGCATATGCGCTGATTCTGCTGCGTGAAAACGGTTATCCGTGTGTTTTTTACCCCGATCTTTTCGGTGCGCACTACACCGATAAAGATGCCGAGGGAAACGACCGCGAAATCTTCCTCAATAAAGTTGAAAAAATAGAAGAATTACTGAAAGCCCGTCAGCTCTTTGCCTACGGACCTCAGCGCGATTATTGGGAAGACGCCAACTGCCTTGGCTGGGTTCGCGAAGGCGACGGTGAACATCCGGGGTGCGCTGTGGTGCTTAGCAACAAAGATGCTTACACAAAGCCAATGGAGATGGGCCTTACATATGCCGGACAGAATTTTTACGATTATCTGGGATGGTTCCCGGAGCAGGTTACGATTGAAGAAAACGGTTGGGGAAACTTCCCGGTGCCCGCAGGAAACGTGAGTGTTTGGGTACCCGCCTAA
- a CDS encoding Uracil-DNA glycosylase — MTTLVYDGSFGGLLTAVFEVFEYRFHLAEIISKENFHNETFFSEVHEVLTDENKADRVTKKLEKNLGKSGVKQLLLVYLSEMPNSGNLILSAVRQSIKNPEQNILQNFGDRDIMDIAKICKSMSREIHRLHAFVRFEKLEDGMFFAKVEPDFNVLAVGFKFFRDRYADQKWMIYDLKRKFGVIYDLNSTEFFYPENDQLYALENSRNMHHDEEKKYSRLWQRYFTKTNIVERKNMKLHIQHVPKRYWKYLTEKF, encoded by the coding sequence ATGACGACTTTAGTTTACGACGGTTCATTTGGCGGCCTGCTGACAGCGGTTTTTGAAGTATTCGAATACCGTTTCCATCTGGCGGAAATAATCAGCAAAGAAAATTTTCATAACGAGACTTTCTTTTCGGAAGTTCACGAAGTTTTAACAGACGAAAACAAAGCCGACCGCGTCACAAAAAAACTCGAAAAAAATTTAGGAAAAAGCGGCGTCAAGCAGTTGTTGCTGGTCTATCTCTCCGAAATGCCAAATTCCGGAAACTTAATTCTTTCGGCCGTGCGCCAATCCATTAAAAATCCTGAGCAAAATATCCTTCAAAATTTTGGTGATCGAGACATCATGGACATTGCGAAGATATGCAAAAGCATGAGCCGCGAAATTCACCGCTTGCATGCTTTTGTACGTTTTGAAAAACTGGAGGACGGGATGTTCTTTGCAAAAGTGGAACCCGATTTCAATGTATTGGCGGTGGGTTTCAAATTTTTCCGAGACCGGTATGCCGACCAGAAATGGATGATTTATGATCTGAAAAGGAAATTCGGCGTCATTTATGATTTAAACTCCACCGAGTTTTTTTATCCCGAAAATGATCAGTTATATGCTTTAGAAAACTCGCGCAACATGCATCATGACGAGGAAAAAAAATACAGCCGGCTGTGGCAGCGTTATTTTACCAAAACAAATATCGTGGAACGAAAAAACATGAAGCTGCACATACAGCACGTCCCGAAACGTTACTGGAAATATCTTACCGAAAAATTTTAG